In Rhodococcus sp. OK302, one genomic interval encodes:
- a CDS encoding cysteine desulfurase-like protein has product MAYDVARVRGLIPSLGDGWIHLDPQAGMQIPDVVSRTVSTAFRAAASSSSGRHVSNRRSAAILDSARSAVADLVGGDPAGVVLGADRAVLLAWLAESLSSRLGLGTGLVLSRLDEEANVAPWLRVASRYGAQVRWAEVEIETCELPSWQFNELITSTTRLVALTAASPIVGSAPNVRAAADRLHEFGGLMVVDAVGAAPYAHLDMAELGADIVAVSAPSWGGPQVGALVFRDPGLLDRIPAVSLNPYARGAERLEVGGHQFALLSGLTSSIDFLAGLDESATGTRRERLETSISSLQNYQDGLFDHLLRSLSSLPNVMVIGHAPTRVPTLSFTLEGMAADKVAAHLADKRIATVSGTHGNSRLLDALGVNDEGGAVTVGLAPYTTRYEINQLVAELGTLG; this is encoded by the coding sequence ATGGCTTACGACGTTGCCCGTGTACGGGGATTGATTCCCTCACTCGGCGACGGTTGGATCCACCTCGACCCGCAAGCGGGCATGCAGATCCCCGACGTGGTCTCGCGGACGGTGTCCACCGCATTCCGGGCGGCTGCATCGTCGTCATCGGGTCGACACGTCTCGAACCGTCGCAGTGCGGCAATTCTCGACAGTGCGCGTTCCGCCGTTGCAGACCTTGTCGGTGGCGATCCCGCTGGGGTCGTCCTGGGTGCAGACAGAGCTGTATTGCTGGCCTGGCTGGCGGAATCGCTGAGCTCTCGGCTGGGGCTCGGTACCGGCCTGGTTCTCTCGAGGCTCGACGAGGAAGCGAACGTGGCGCCGTGGCTGCGCGTCGCCAGCCGCTACGGCGCTCAGGTGCGCTGGGCCGAGGTCGAGATCGAGACGTGCGAGCTTCCGAGTTGGCAGTTCAACGAGCTCATTACTTCGACAACCAGGCTTGTGGCGTTGACTGCTGCTTCGCCGATCGTCGGCTCGGCGCCCAACGTGCGCGCCGCCGCAGATCGACTGCACGAATTCGGCGGACTCATGGTGGTCGACGCCGTCGGCGCTGCTCCCTATGCACATTTGGATATGGCTGAACTCGGGGCGGACATCGTCGCGGTGAGCGCGCCGTCCTGGGGTGGCCCGCAGGTCGGCGCCTTGGTGTTCCGTGATCCGGGTCTGCTGGATCGAATCCCGGCAGTGTCACTGAACCCGTACGCGCGCGGTGCCGAGCGGTTGGAGGTGGGTGGACACCAGTTCGCTCTACTCTCGGGCCTCACGTCGTCGATCGACTTCCTTGCCGGCCTCGACGAATCGGCAACGGGCACTCGCCGCGAACGTCTCGAAACGTCGATCAGCTCTCTGCAGAACTATCAGGACGGCCTTTTCGACCACCTGTTGCGTTCGCTGTCTTCGCTGCCCAACGTCATGGTCATCGGCCACGCACCGACGCGTGTTCCGACGCTCAGTTTCACGCTCGAAGGTATGGCCGCCGACAAGGTGGCCGCTCATCTCGCAGACAAGCGTATTGCCACGGTGAGCGGTACTCACGGCAACTCGCGACTGCTCGACGCGTTGGGTGTCAACGACGAGGGCGGCGCGGTCACGGTCGGGTTGGCGCCCTATACGACGCGGTACGAGATCAACCAGTTGGTCGCCGAACTCGGCACTCTGGGTTGA